One window from the genome of Salvia splendens isolate huo1 chromosome 9, SspV2, whole genome shotgun sequence encodes:
- the LOC121747552 gene encoding putative F-box protein At3g25750 isoform X2: MESRSSGSACGRRCWGSSSGWLVTTGNDLEIRLLNPFTHISYKLPPKSSLQISFGDFLSWYDIIERAFVFRNPCASDANEDLVVMIIYGTLKQLAFCRPGDCSWRCVKDKTHSEFIDVTCVKDQIFALSFMGSLVLIDIDNLAVSAISGQDPPRNIALSLLIGGSERISLVESSGDLWMVYQNRGGNPWRSYVESIVFLVYNFDFDNKQWVRLSSLGSRTIFVGDNTCIAVCTARYLNCESNSVYFVASKKDKGWPKRVTRVNVGVYSLRSGYSGPLCVGPDTQKHFSFPIWVMPTLR; this comes from the exons ATGGAATCCAGGTCCTCAGGTTCCG CTTGTGGTAGGCGGTGCTGGGGTTCTTCTTCAGGGTGGCTTGTGACTACAGGAAATGATCTTGAAATCCGGCTTCTCAATCCCTTTACTCATATCTCTTATAAACTCCCTCCTAAGTCCTCACTACAAATCAGTTTTGGTGATTTTCTTAGTTGGTATGATATCATCGAGAGGGCCTTCGTCTTTAGGAATCCATGCGCTTCAGATGCTAATGAGGACTTGGTGGTTATGATAATTTATGGCACTTTGAAGCAGTTAGCATTTTGTAGACCCGGCGACTGTTCTTGGAGATGTGTCAAAGATAAAACTCATTCCGAGTTTATTGATGTTACGTGTGTGAAAGATCAAATCTTTGCTCTCTCCTTTATGGGATCCCTAGTCCTCATTGATATTGACAACCTAGCTGTTTCTGCTATAAGTGGGCAAGACCCTCCAAGGAATATTGCCTTATCACTTCTTATTGGGGGCTCGGAGCGAATATCCTTGGTCGAATCATCTGGAGATCTCTGGATGGTTTACCAAAATCGTGGGGGTAATCCGTGGAGGTCTTACGTTGAGTCAATAGTGTTTCTGGTCTACAATTTCGATTTTGACAACAAACAGTGGGTCAGGTTGAGCAGCTTGGGAAGTCGCACAATTTTTGTTGGTGATAATACCTGTATTGCTGTATGTACAGCCCGCTATTTGAACTGCGAAAGTAACAGCGTGTATTTTGTAGCATCGAAGAAGGATAAAGGGTGGCCGAAGAGGGTGACTCGTGTCAATGTGGGTGTGTATAGCTTGAGGAGTGGTTATTCAGGACCCCTCTGCGTAGGCCCTGATACTCAGAAGCACTTTTCTTTCCCAATTTGGGTGATGCCTACCTTGCGCTAG
- the LOC121749433 gene encoding uncharacterized protein LOC121749433, translating into MCHLPVGVEHKAYWAVKEININPQACKEERKLQLQELEELRLESYESAMWYKEKTKLWHDKNLRVKELQVRQKVLLFQSRLKLLPEKLKSKWVGPYTIISLRANGAVEIQGSAANSTPFLVNGHRVKVFRDNSELCVVEEVPLHALSIIA; encoded by the coding sequence ATGTGCCATTTGCCTGTGGGTGTGGAACACAAAGcctattgggcggtcaaggaaattAACATAAACCCTCAGGCGTGTAaagaagagaggaaactgcagcttcAAGAACTGGAGGAATTAAGACTTGAGTCTTATGAGTCCGcaatgtggtataaggagaagaCTAAGCTTTGGCACGacaaaaatctccgggtcaaggaactacaagtaaGACAGAAGGTTCTCTTGTTTCAGTCCAGACTCAAACTGCTACCGGAAAAGTTAAAATCCAAATGGGTTGGACCTTACACTATCATAAGTCTTCGCgcaaatggagcagtggagatccagggaagtgccgCAAACTCTACTCCCTTTCTTGTGAATGGTCATAGGGTgaaggtttttagggataattctgagttgtgtgtagtggaggaaGTACCGCTACACGCACTCTCCATTATCGCTTAA
- the LOC121747552 gene encoding F-box protein At2g26160-like isoform X1, producing the protein MADWSKLPYDVIHKVAGRLSVIQDFLAFSAVCCSWRLVYLAKEWNPGPQVPVLMFSDTENSSIISFLSLYTNKVSNSELPEACGRRCWGSSSGWLVTTGNDLEIRLLNPFTHISYKLPPKSSLQISFGDFLSWYDIIERAFVFRNPCASDANEDLVVMIIYGTLKQLAFCRPGDCSWRCVKDKTHSEFIDVTCVKDQIFALSFMGSLVLIDIDNLAVSAISGQDPPRNIALSLLIGGSERISLVESSGDLWMVYQNRGGNPWRSYVESIVFLVYNFDFDNKQWVRLSSLGSRTIFVGDNTCIAVCTARYLNCESNSVYFVASKKDKGWPKRVTRVNVGVYSLRSGYSGPLCVGPDTQKHFSFPIWVMPTLR; encoded by the coding sequence ATGGCTGATTGGTCCAAACTTCCATATGATGTCATCCACAAGGTGGCTGGACGTTTATCAGTGATTCAAGATTTCCTTGCATTTTCTGCTGTTTGCTGCTCGTGGCGATTGGTTTATTTGGCTAAGGAATGGAATCCAGGTCCTCAGGTTCCGGTATTAATGTTCTCCGACACTGAAAACAGTAGCATTATAAGTTTCTTAAGCTTGTATACAAATAAGGTTTCTAACTCGGAGCTGCCTGAAGCTTGTGGTAGGCGGTGCTGGGGTTCTTCTTCAGGGTGGCTTGTGACTACAGGAAATGATCTTGAAATCCGGCTTCTCAATCCCTTTACTCATATCTCTTATAAACTCCCTCCTAAGTCCTCACTACAAATCAGTTTTGGTGATTTTCTTAGTTGGTATGATATCATCGAGAGGGCCTTCGTCTTTAGGAATCCATGCGCTTCAGATGCTAATGAGGACTTGGTGGTTATGATAATTTATGGCACTTTGAAGCAGTTAGCATTTTGTAGACCCGGCGACTGTTCTTGGAGATGTGTCAAAGATAAAACTCATTCCGAGTTTATTGATGTTACGTGTGTGAAAGATCAAATCTTTGCTCTCTCCTTTATGGGATCCCTAGTCCTCATTGATATTGACAACCTAGCTGTTTCTGCTATAAGTGGGCAAGACCCTCCAAGGAATATTGCCTTATCACTTCTTATTGGGGGCTCGGAGCGAATATCCTTGGTCGAATCATCTGGAGATCTCTGGATGGTTTACCAAAATCGTGGGGGTAATCCGTGGAGGTCTTACGTTGAGTCAATAGTGTTTCTGGTCTACAATTTCGATTTTGACAACAAACAGTGGGTCAGGTTGAGCAGCTTGGGAAGTCGCACAATTTTTGTTGGTGATAATACCTGTATTGCTGTATGTACAGCCCGCTATTTGAACTGCGAAAGTAACAGCGTGTATTTTGTAGCATCGAAGAAGGATAAAGGGTGGCCGAAGAGGGTGACTCGTGTCAATGTGGGTGTGTATAGCTTGAGGAGTGGTTATTCAGGACCCCTCTGCGTAGGCCCTGATACTCAGAAGCACTTTTCTTTCCCAATTTGGGTGATGCCTACCTTGCGCTAG